A genomic window from Candidatus Bathyarchaeota archaeon includes:
- a CDS encoding 50S ribosomal protein L3, whose protein sequence is MGHRKKSAPKHGSLAYLPRGRAKRTVGRIRFWPKVEEGPTMLGFMGYKAGMTHINMIEDKPGSLHMGKETSHPATILEVPPVIVYAIRTYTKDQYGLHTFTEAWMQNPPKDFERAFVLPEEFKTVEKLLQIEENLEKIAEIRVLVATQPRLASVPKKKPDSAEIKVDGGSIQEQFDYAKGLLGKTVSVTDIFKEGQFMDAIAITKGKGFQGPVKRWGVNILPRKSRKGKRAVAAIAPWKPARVLYSVPRSGQMGYHQRTEYNKRILKIGIDGKEITPKGGFVRYGEVKGTYLLVDGSLPGPAKRVVTLRFPARPPTKTAEVSPNITYISLESTQK, encoded by the coding sequence ATGGGTCATAGAAAAAAGTCTGCGCCTAAGCATGGTTCATTAGCGTATTTACCAAGAGGCCGTGCCAAACGAACGGTAGGAAGAATCCGTTTCTGGCCTAAAGTAGAAGAAGGACCGACAATGCTCGGTTTCATGGGTTACAAAGCTGGAATGACTCACATCAACATGATAGAGGACAAACCCGGCTCCCTACATATGGGAAAAGAAACTTCTCATCCAGCAACAATATTGGAAGTTCCCCCCGTAATTGTGTATGCAATTCGCACTTACACAAAAGACCAATATGGTCTACACACTTTCACGGAAGCATGGATGCAAAATCCGCCCAAAGATTTTGAACGAGCGTTTGTGTTGCCTGAAGAATTCAAAACCGTGGAAAAACTCTTACAAATTGAAGAAAACCTCGAAAAAATTGCAGAAATCCGCGTTCTAGTAGCAACACAACCCCGCCTTGCATCTGTGCCAAAGAAAAAACCTGACTCCGCAGAAATCAAGGTTGATGGCGGTTCAATCCAAGAACAGTTTGATTACGCAAAAGGTTTACTCGGAAAAACTGTTTCAGTAACAGACATCTTTAAAGAAGGACAATTCATGGACGCAATAGCAATAACAAAAGGCAAAGGATTCCAAGGACCAGTAAAACGCTGGGGCGTCAACATTTTGCCCCGTAAATCCAGAAAAGGAAAACGAGCTGTTGCAGCAATTGCTCCATGGAAACCTGCCCGAGTACTTTACAGTGTTCCCCGGTCTGGACAGATGGGTTACCACCAAAGAACAGAATACAATAAACGTATCCTAAAAATTGGAATTGACGGAAAAGAAATTACTCCAAAAGGCGGTTTTGTAAGGTATGGAGAAGTTAAAGGAACTTACTTACTAGTTGATGGCAGCCTTCCAGGTCCAGCAAAACGTGTTGTAACATTACGGTTTCCAGCTCGTCCTCCAACTAAAACTGCTGAAGTATCCCCAAACATTACTTACATTTCTTTGGAGTCTACACAAAAATAA
- a CDS encoding 50S ribosomal protein L4, with protein sequence MSAKVFDLNGKEVSQLNLPRIFNTISRPDVVKRAVVTIQSHKYQPQGRDPMAGKKNTAESRHAGLGISRVPRFKERGQRAAFAPGVVGGRSAHPPESIKKIKKKLPKKEMNLALRSAVAATASKETVSARGHMVDEVPDFPLVVVDEIQSLKKTQEVEETLSHLGVWADIFRVKESRKVRAGKGKMRGRKMKQAIGPLLVIAKNDGVAEAARNLPGLDVVSVENLNAELLAPGTHMGRLTVWTNSAFEKVETVFGGN encoded by the coding sequence ATTTCAGCTAAAGTATTTGATCTAAACGGCAAAGAAGTCAGCCAACTTAATCTGCCCCGAATATTCAACACAATCAGCAGACCAGATGTAGTAAAACGTGCAGTAGTTACAATCCAGTCCCACAAGTATCAGCCTCAAGGCCGAGACCCAATGGCTGGAAAGAAAAACACTGCAGAATCTCGCCACGCTGGTTTAGGCATTTCTCGTGTTCCCCGATTTAAAGAACGAGGGCAACGGGCAGCTTTTGCTCCTGGAGTAGTAGGTGGTCGATCAGCTCATCCTCCAGAATCTATAAAGAAAATTAAAAAGAAATTGCCGAAAAAAGAAATGAATCTGGCATTACGTTCTGCTGTTGCTGCAACAGCTTCCAAAGAAACAGTATCAGCTAGAGGTCATATGGTAGATGAAGTCCCAGACTTCCCGTTGGTAGTTGTAGACGAAATTCAAAGTCTAAAAAAAACCCAAGAAGTTGAAGAAACATTGTCTCACCTTGGGGTATGGGCAGATATTTTCCGTGTAAAAGAAAGCCGCAAAGTCCGAGCAGGAAAAGGAAAAATGCGAGGACGCAAAATGAAACAAGCCATTGGTCCTTTGTTAGTAATAGCAAAAAACGATGGAGTTGCTGAAGCTGCACGAAACCTTCCTGGTTTGGATGTTGTTTCTGTTGAGAACTTGAACGCTGAACTTTTGGCGCCAGGAACTCACATGGGACGATTAACAGTTTGGACGAATTCAGCTTTTGAAAAAGTTGAAACTGTATTTGGAGGAAACTAA
- a CDS encoding 50S ribosomal protein L23: MDAYKAICYPVMTEVTSRILETENKLVFIVSKKATKADIKRAVEELYDVDVLSVNSTITPKGEKKAFVRLTPEHKASDLAIKLGIL; the protein is encoded by the coding sequence ATGGATGCATACAAAGCTATCTGTTATCCGGTTATGACTGAAGTAACCAGCCGCATTCTTGAAACAGAAAACAAACTAGTCTTTATTGTCAGCAAAAAAGCAACCAAAGCAGACATCAAACGGGCAGTAGAAGAACTCTACGATGTTGACGTGTTAAGCGTCAACTCTACCATAACTCCCAAGGGAGAAAAAAAGGCGTTTGTCAGGTTAACTCCTGAACATAAAGCATCTGATCTTGCGATCAAACTGGGCATCCTCTAA
- a CDS encoding VTT domain-containing protein — protein sequence MPSSTKFLSVLVFLLAIAASAVLFIFPEIVYDILIIVIESFQAGGLPLLFGIMVIQAIAMPIPSMLVLIVAGLAFPFPFGWIVGSLGSIVASIVCFYISKKGGRNLAIKLIGEKGIQFADNWVNRWGSWAILLGRFAPFISFDAISYGAGLTTMKLKSFLIPTIIGTFPRTLFYTYIGTYFGLTFQELLDSYHATGEIPVELQSMVSLFNYVLLGIVAVIGVILIVHTLVTRRYSRSAEN from the coding sequence ATGCCCAGCTCCACCAAATTTCTTTCAGTTCTTGTTTTTTTGTTAGCTATCGCTGCTTCTGCTGTTTTGTTTATTTTTCCAGAAATTGTTTATGACATTCTAATCATAGTAATCGAATCATTTCAAGCAGGAGGGCTTCCCCTGTTGTTTGGAATAATGGTTATTCAAGCAATCGCAATGCCAATTCCTTCTATGTTGGTTTTGATTGTAGCCGGTTTGGCTTTCCCTTTTCCCTTTGGGTGGATTGTTGGATCATTAGGTTCAATAGTTGCATCCATTGTTTGTTTTTATATTTCAAAAAAAGGCGGCAGGAACCTTGCAATCAAACTAATAGGCGAAAAAGGCATTCAATTCGCAGACAACTGGGTTAACCGATGGGGAAGCTGGGCAATTCTTCTTGGAAGGTTTGCGCCTTTCATCTCCTTTGATGCAATATCATACGGTGCGGGTCTGACTACAATGAAACTAAAAAGTTTCTTGATTCCTACAATAATTGGCACATTTCCCCGTACACTATTTTACACATACATAGGAACCTATTTTGGGTTAACGTTTCAAGAACTCCTTGATTCTTACCATGCTACAGGTGAAATCCCAGTTGAACTTCAGAGCATGGTTTCTCTGTTCAATTATGTGCTTTTAGGTATTGTTGCAGTTATCGGCGTTATTTTAATTGTGCATACTTTGGTGACTAGGCGCTATTCTAGGAGCGCAGAAAACTAA
- a CDS encoding 50S ribosomal protein L2, whose translation MGKRIRVQRRGRGSSTFRASTHKRVAPVRYPSVAITENKAVVNGQITNIMHEPGRGAPMVSIKLESGDTYYTVAPEGAYEGQPTQVGDEAAVDIGNVLPIGKIPEGTMVCNIELSPGDGGKMVRASGAYATIISHSVGNKTIVRLPSKRNKQVNSLCRATVGIVAGAGRTEKPFLKAGTKYHLMKAKGHLYPRTRGIAMIAACHPYGSSKKGGRKVTTVSRNAPPGKKVGLIAARSAGSRVKRRRV comes from the coding sequence TTGGGAAAACGAATACGAGTGCAAAGACGCGGAAGAGGCTCCTCAACTTTTAGGGCATCAACCCACAAGCGTGTAGCCCCTGTTAGATATCCTTCAGTAGCGATCACTGAAAACAAAGCAGTGGTAAACGGGCAAATAACAAACATAATGCACGAGCCCGGAAGAGGCGCACCTATGGTTTCTATCAAACTAGAAAGTGGAGACACATACTACACAGTAGCCCCCGAAGGAGCATACGAAGGTCAACCCACACAGGTCGGCGATGAAGCTGCTGTTGATATCGGAAACGTTCTTCCAATCGGCAAGATTCCAGAAGGAACCATGGTCTGCAACATTGAATTATCCCCCGGAGACGGAGGAAAAATGGTTCGCGCATCTGGAGCATATGCAACTATCATTTCACATTCTGTTGGAAACAAAACAATAGTGAGACTTCCATCAAAACGAAACAAACAAGTTAACAGCCTATGCAGAGCAACAGTCGGAATAGTTGCAGGTGCAGGACGAACAGAAAAACCCTTCCTGAAAGCAGGAACAAAATATCATTTAATGAAAGCTAAAGGCCACTTGTATCCTCGAACCCGAGGTATCGCCATGATAGCTGCATGTCACCCTTACGGTAGCAGCAAGAAAGGTGGACGCAAAGTAACCACAGTTTCACGAAATGCGCCACCCGGCAAAAAAGTCGGTCTAATCGCAGCACGAAGCGCTGGCAGCCGAGTCAAACGCAGACGCGTATAA
- a CDS encoding NADH-quinone oxidoreductase subunit B family protein, translating into MGRITKRSRIKSPWLFHLNSGSCNGCDIEILATITPRYDVERLGCVLVGSPRHADVLLITGPVTRQMLSRMTMIYNQMPEPKAVVAVGACALSGGPFRGSYSIEGPVDGIIPVDAYVSGCPPRPEAIIQGVALAIQKKFG; encoded by the coding sequence ATGGGACGAATCACAAAACGGTCTCGAATAAAATCACCATGGCTTTTCCATTTAAACAGTGGTTCATGCAACGGATGCGACATTGAAATATTGGCTACTATAACTCCACGCTATGATGTTGAACGGTTAGGGTGTGTTCTTGTTGGTTCCCCCCGCCATGCTGATGTTCTGTTGATTACTGGTCCCGTAACTCGTCAAATGCTTTCTAGAATGACAATGATATATAATCAAATGCCTGAACCAAAGGCAGTTGTAGCAGTCGGAGCTTGCGCTTTATCTGGTGGACCATTTAGGGGCAGCTATTCAATTGAGGGTCCAGTAGATGGAATTATTCCAGTTGATGCTTATGTAAGTGGTTGTCCACCTAGACCTGAAGCAATAATACAAGGAGTAGCCTTGGCTATTCAGAAAAAATTTGGGTGA
- a CDS encoding nickel-dependent hydrogenase large subunit, with amino-acid sequence MEDKKDEPCYTKSVIPVGPVYPALKEPVHFKVTLNREKIVDVDLRLGFVHRGIEKLAQNRNLVQTTYLVERICGICSHSHSTCFVQAIEEIGGIELSERASYIRTILSEMERLHSHLLWIGVAAYGIGFDTAFMYSMRVREKIMDWFERITGNRVHHSINTFGGVRNDLTADSMNDLQDFMKEAEKICSYLLDIIHSKTVEKRLSDTGILSKDVAKMLCVVGPTARASGVETDVRKDDPYAAYGDLKKNFSKIVKTKGDALSRAEVRVLEMFESVNLIQTALDQLPSGQLGIDNSLLKVARKIPEGEAISRIEAPRGELLHFVKSNGKNGLNRLKIRTPTLANILCLKNLLVGREVADIPVIVSSIDPCMSCADR; translated from the coding sequence TTGGAAGACAAAAAGGACGAACCATGTTACACTAAATCTGTTATACCTGTTGGTCCAGTGTATCCTGCCCTAAAAGAGCCTGTGCACTTTAAAGTAACTCTCAATAGGGAAAAAATTGTAGATGTTGATCTGCGACTTGGATTTGTTCATAGAGGAATAGAAAAACTAGCTCAAAACCGAAATCTTGTTCAAACAACATATCTTGTTGAAAGAATATGTGGAATCTGTTCACACAGTCATTCTACATGTTTTGTTCAAGCTATTGAAGAAATTGGGGGAATAGAACTGTCTGAACGTGCATCTTATATTAGAACAATATTATCAGAAATGGAAAGACTACACAGCCATCTGCTTTGGATTGGAGTTGCAGCCTATGGAATAGGGTTTGACACTGCTTTTATGTATAGCATGCGTGTTCGCGAAAAAATAATGGATTGGTTTGAAAGAATAACCGGTAATCGTGTTCACCACTCCATTAACACATTTGGGGGAGTCCGTAATGATTTAACCGCTGACTCAATGAATGACCTGCAAGACTTTATGAAAGAAGCTGAGAAAATATGCAGTTACCTGCTTGACATTATTCACAGCAAAACTGTAGAAAAAAGGCTAAGTGACACAGGCATATTGAGTAAAGACGTCGCAAAAATGCTTTGTGTTGTAGGTCCTACAGCTCGAGCCTCGGGTGTAGAAACGGACGTACGAAAAGATGATCCTTACGCGGCATATGGAGACCTAAAAAAAAATTTTTCTAAAATTGTTAAAACAAAAGGAGATGCCCTTTCGCGAGCAGAAGTCCGCGTCTTAGAAATGTTTGAATCTGTTAACCTTATTCAAACTGCATTAGATCAATTGCCCTCTGGTCAATTGGGTATAGACAATTCGCTTCTGAAAGTAGCACGAAAAATTCCCGAGGGCGAAGCAATCTCAAGAATCGAAGCTCCACGTGGGGAACTTTTGCATTTTGTAAAGAGCAATGGAAAAAACGGTTTAAATAGATTAAAAATTCGTACACCAACATTAGCAAACATACTTTGCTTGAAAAATTTACTTGTAGGAAGAGAAGTTGCTGACATACCTGTAATTGTTTCTTCTATTGACCCGTGTATGAGTTGTGCTGATAGGTGA
- a CDS encoding NADH-quinone oxidoreductase subunit H, producing the protein MMNTVDLAITVILIVVSFPLIVAISLIFAGIDRKLHARMQNRIGPPLLQPFYDLIKLFGKERIIPNNAISSIFTIAPIIAVVCSVLGAMIPFLSILLRVNFMGDLILVLYLLAMPSLMIMFGGSSSGNPFGTLGFSRAVVMLMSYEVPMIISIGFVSFKTGFSVTSYDILVAQETAGMPLAFSNLSIAFAAATFIFCIPAAVGVVPFDISEAKTEIVHGTLIEYGGPYLALMKLAKSVLAFSLTFLSTMLFLYFPAYFNGFPDYNTWFNLFVSLLIALLVMFFTVTLPRTLFARLKIGQAFKLYWAIPIILLTLSAVSLIMGL; encoded by the coding sequence ATGATGAACACTGTCGACCTAGCAATAACAGTCATTCTAATTGTTGTTTCTTTTCCACTCATAGTTGCAATCAGTCTTATATTTGCGGGAATCGACAGAAAACTTCATGCGCGAATGCAAAACAGAATAGGACCTCCATTGTTGCAACCTTTTTATGATCTAATAAAACTGTTTGGAAAAGAGAGAATAATTCCCAATAACGCTATATCTTCAATATTTACAATTGCACCTATTATTGCTGTAGTTTGTTCTGTTTTAGGTGCAATGATACCCTTTCTTTCAATATTACTAAGAGTCAATTTCATGGGAGACCTTATCCTTGTATTATATTTGTTAGCAATGCCTTCACTGATGATCATGTTTGGTGGTTCATCATCTGGAAATCCGTTTGGAACACTTGGATTTTCTCGCGCAGTCGTTATGCTAATGTCTTATGAAGTTCCAATGATTATATCAATCGGATTTGTTTCCTTCAAAACAGGTTTTTCTGTTACTTCTTACGACATTTTGGTCGCTCAAGAAACCGCTGGAATGCCTCTGGCATTTTCTAATCTTAGTATTGCATTTGCAGCAGCGACTTTTATTTTTTGTATTCCTGCAGCAGTAGGGGTCGTACCATTTGATATATCAGAAGCAAAAACTGAGATTGTTCATGGAACACTGATTGAATATGGCGGACCATACCTAGCTTTGATGAAGCTAGCTAAATCTGTATTAGCATTTTCTTTGACGTTTCTTTCAACAATGCTCTTTCTATATTTTCCTGCATACTTTAACGGCTTTCCTGACTATAATACATGGTTTAATTTGTTTGTAAGTTTACTTATTGCGTTACTTGTCATGTTTTTCACTGTAACTTTGCCTAGGACACTCTTCGCAAGGCTAAAAATAGGGCAAGCATTTAAGTTATATTGGGCAATTCCTATAATACTGCTTACCCTTTCAGCAGTATCTTTAATCATGGGTCTATAA
- a CDS encoding 4Fe-4S binding protein: protein MIRDALRSLFHKPITVKSFTKSNELVPVSKNFRGKILFNYLACIGCLLCTRTCPTGAIIVTEEKKVTFNLDMCIFCGQCKEICPKQAIDFSSEFLMAVHDREQLNIT from the coding sequence ATGATTCGAGATGCCTTACGATCTTTATTCCATAAGCCTATAACGGTTAAATCTTTCACAAAAAGTAATGAATTAGTTCCAGTTTCTAAGAACTTCAGAGGAAAAATACTTTTTAATTATTTAGCATGCATTGGTTGTTTATTATGCACCAGAACCTGTCCTACAGGTGCAATAATTGTGACTGAAGAAAAAAAGGTGACATTCAATCTAGATATGTGCATATTTTGTGGTCAATGCAAAGAGATTTGCCCAAAACAGGCAATAGACTTCTCTTCTGAGTTTTTGATGGCTGTACACGATCGTGAACAACTAAATATTACATAA
- a CDS encoding NADH-quinone oxidoreductase subunit C, translating into MNSIGFTHLSTITGCQNSEGSIEILYHFENQGTLVTVRVSLPINVGSLSTITDIVPGSVLYEREIHDLFGIKFEGHPDLSRLILPDEWPNESYPLNKNTSSLTTQK; encoded by the coding sequence TTGAATAGCATTGGATTCACGCATCTTTCTACCATAACAGGTTGCCAAAACAGTGAAGGTTCAATTGAAATTCTATATCATTTCGAAAATCAAGGCACATTGGTCACTGTAAGAGTTTCTCTGCCTATTAATGTGGGGTCACTTTCAACAATTACTGATATTGTACCTGGATCAGTGCTCTATGAACGCGAAATTCATGACTTGTTTGGAATAAAGTTTGAAGGTCATCCCGATTTAAGCCGCCTAATCTTGCCTGATGAATGGCCAAACGAAAGTTATCCCTTGAATAAGAACACAAGCAGTTTAACTACCCAAAAATAA
- a CDS encoding xylene monooxygenase, producing the protein MIFKTKITDIIQRTHDVKSYRFSKPDSFEYTAGQYLIISLPNGKGGSLRKPLTLSSSPTEDFIEVTKKLTDGHEFSEAFKHLDVGDEVQLDAPYGQFVLDEKQNKIAMLSGGIGITPFRSICRYATDLKLKTDIFLFYGNKTSKDIVFKQEFDQMKDENQQFKIVYTLTRQDPNWTGQTGHIDANLIKNELPDYSQRMFYLCGPPGMMKAMQDFLQELGVTKQKISVEKFPTN; encoded by the coding sequence ATGATATTCAAAACTAAAATTACTGATATTATTCAAAGAACCCATGACGTGAAAAGTTACCGTTTTTCCAAACCAGATTCTTTTGAATATACTGCAGGTCAATATTTGATTATATCTTTGCCCAACGGAAAAGGCGGTTCGTTGAGAAAGCCTCTTACCCTTTCTAGCAGCCCCACAGAGGATTTTATTGAAGTAACAAAAAAATTAACTGATGGTCATGAATTTTCTGAAGCTTTCAAACATCTCGATGTAGGAGATGAAGTGCAATTAGATGCCCCCTATGGACAATTTGTCCTTGACGAGAAACAAAATAAAATTGCAATGCTTTCAGGAGGGATTGGAATTACGCCTTTTAGAAGCATATGTAGGTACGCCACTGATTTGAAATTAAAAACAGATATTTTTCTTTTTTATGGGAACAAAACGTCAAAGGATATAGTCTTTAAACAAGAATTTGACCAAATGAAAGACGAAAATCAACAATTCAAAATTGTGTATACCTTAACGCGACAAGACCCCAATTGGACTGGACAAACTGGACACATTGATGCTAATCTAATAAAAAACGAATTACCTGACTACTCCCAAAGAATGTTTTACCTTTGTGGACCCCCTGGAATGATGAAAGCAATGCAAGACTTCCTTCAAGAGTTGGGCGTAACAAAACAAAAAATAAGTGTAGAAAAATTTCCAACAAATTAA
- a CDS encoding DUF1508 domain-containing protein, giving the protein MVIFLKAKYQIYQDVAGKFRFRLRAPNNKIIAVSEAYESKAACINGVKSVQANCGSHVEDQTTGMEKINNPKYEVFIDTAHEFRFNLKASNGEIIAASQGYETKQGAMQGIEAVQNSCDAEIEDLTVDQQTKDRQLAEAVMKSCNANVTTESITYMPYEPKEVCKEPAPGLNDTFITLDAPPTKVESGTKVTLTGKLNMAGSCEGIGCVTIHIFEHDRSFLRDDFLASGETNPDGTFSIDWIAKQKDFWDDKVQVYARFIGTDNYMPATSKIYPIQVLWYARPKN; this is encoded by the coding sequence ATGGTGATTTTTTTGAAAGCAAAATATCAAATCTATCAAGATGTAGCAGGAAAATTTCGGTTTAGGCTTCGAGCGCCTAACAATAAAATCATTGCAGTAAGTGAAGCCTACGAAAGCAAAGCAGCATGCATAAACGGAGTAAAATCGGTTCAAGCTAACTGTGGTTCGCACGTGGAAGACCAGACAACAGGTATGGAAAAAATAAACAATCCAAAATATGAAGTTTTTATTGACACTGCTCACGAATTTAGGTTCAACTTGAAAGCGTCAAATGGGGAAATTATTGCAGCAAGCCAAGGATACGAAACAAAACAAGGGGCAATGCAAGGAATTGAAGCAGTACAAAACAGTTGTGATGCCGAAATCGAGGATTTAACAGTTGACCAACAAACAAAAGACAGACAACTTGCTGAAGCAGTAATGAAAAGTTGTAACGCCAATGTAACTACAGAATCAATTACGTATATGCCATACGAACCTAAAGAAGTTTGCAAAGAACCTGCGCCAGGATTAAATGATACTTTTATCACTTTAGATGCTCCACCAACAAAAGTTGAATCAGGAACAAAAGTAACATTAACCGGAAAACTAAACATGGCGGGTTCATGTGAAGGCATAGGCTGTGTTACAATACACATTTTTGAGCATGACCGTTCTTTCCTACGAGACGATTTTCTGGCTTCAGGGGAAACAAATCCAGATGGAACATTTTCAATCGACTGGATAGCAAAACAGAAAGATTTCTGGGATGACAAAGTACAAGTCTACGCACGATTTATCGGAACAGACAATTACATGCCAGCAACAAGCAAAATCTATCCAATACAAGTTCTATGGTATGCTAGACCAAAAAATTAA
- a CDS encoding histone deacetylase, producing the protein MEIIFSEKCFEYNWPGHIERPERMSEGLGILQENYDFLEPTTASEKDLLTIHANEHVNRVKNAVSWSPLDADTPAPEGIYSHALLSAGATLLAAEKKAFSYMRPPGHHAGINGPALGAGTLGFCYFNNIALAVKKLGLQTLILDIDGHHGNGTQEIFQDDPKVTFVSLHRHPAFPYTGFVSKNNCLNFPLPYSTGDALYIKTLRKALNEIKMGNIDLIALSAGFDTHEGDIVSLGLTSSRYREIGRIIGGLNKPIFGTLEGGYIGKYVGVDVHELISGIEEVQ; encoded by the coding sequence ATGGAAATCATTTTTTCTGAAAAGTGTTTTGAATACAATTGGCCAGGGCACATAGAACGACCAGAGCGCATGAGCGAAGGTCTAGGAATATTACAAGAAAACTATGATTTTTTGGAACCCACAACAGCTTCAGAAAAAGACCTCTTAACTATTCACGCTAATGAGCATGTGAACCGTGTTAAAAATGCTGTATCATGGTCCCCCCTAGATGCAGACACCCCTGCACCTGAAGGAATTTACAGTCATGCATTGTTGTCAGCAGGTGCCACATTGTTAGCTGCAGAAAAAAAGGCTTTTTCATATATGCGCCCTCCAGGGCACCATGCTGGAATAAATGGTCCTGCATTGGGTGCGGGAACTTTAGGTTTTTGTTACTTTAATAACATTGCATTAGCAGTAAAAAAGTTAGGTCTGCAGACTTTAATTTTGGATATTGATGGACACCACGGAAACGGGACGCAAGAAATTTTTCAAGACGATCCAAAAGTTACTTTTGTTTCTTTGCATCGGCACCCCGCATTTCCTTATACTGGTTTTGTTTCAAAAAACAACTGTTTGAATTTTCCTTTACCTTACTCTACAGGGGATGCTTTGTACATAAAAACCCTTAGAAAAGCTTTGAATGAAATTAAAATGGGCAATATCGACTTGATTGCCCTTTCCGCGGGTTTTGACACTCATGAAGGCGATATTGTTTCTTTGGGTTTAACTAGCAGCAGATACCGAGAAATTGGACGAATAATTGGTGGTTTAAACAAGCCAATTTTTGGTACCTTAGAAGGCGGTTACATAGGAAAATACGTAGGTGTCGACGTTCACGAATTAATTTCAGGCATTGAAGAAGTTCAGTAA
- a CDS encoding S-adenosylmethionine decarboxylase encodes MKTEMMMKKLDTVTEEQYVLANAWGLSTAIDLHYCDPELLTNPEAIRDYTAKICKLIDAKPWGPCHLNNFGTNPDVFGYSMAQLVETSLVSGHFANKTNRIFLDIFSCKYYDPLKAVQFSKEYFKAKDVSYKCLLRK; translated from the coding sequence ATGAAAACAGAGATGATGATGAAAAAATTAGATACTGTAACAGAAGAACAATACGTATTGGCCAACGCGTGGGGACTTTCTACTGCAATTGACTTACATTATTGTGATCCAGAATTACTAACCAATCCAGAGGCAATTAGGGATTATACTGCCAAAATCTGTAAACTCATTGATGCTAAACCTTGGGGACCGTGTCATCTCAACAACTTTGGGACAAACCCAGATGTCTTTGGTTATTCCATGGCCCAACTTGTTGAAACATCACTTGTGTCAGGTCATTTTGCAAACAAAACAAACCGAATTTTTCTTGACATTTTCAGTTGTAAATACTATGACCCATTAAAAGCAGTACAGTTTTCAAAAGAATACTTCAAAGCAAAAGATGTCAGCTACAAATGCTTATTAAGAAAATAA